The genomic window AGGTAAGCGCCTCGATTCCGAAGAGCAGCAGCTACTCACAACGCCGTTCTTCCTCGCCACAGCCAAAACCTGCAAGAGCAAAATATAACACAAATAAAAGGCACGCACTGATGATCAATGAATCTGACAAAGCCTCGGCCGACAAGGAGACGGAGAGGACGTGCTCACGGGGTCGGCTGCGCGGTCGGCGAAGGAGGCGGTGACGATGGCGCGGGAGGCGTCGGGCGCGCCCCACATCTCGACGACCTTGGCGGCGCCCGCAGGCTTCGCGCGGGCCTCGACGACTGTGCAGGCAGGCGGGAGGCGGGGATAGTCAGTGCAGAGTAGAGCGCGCAGAGGAGAGGACGGGGGCACGCAGCGAAGGGAATGGGACAAGGGGAGAAGGTTCCCGTGTGGCACCTTTGACGAGGCCGAGGACGTCGGTGGTAAGGGTGCGGAGCGGCGGGCAGCCGGGGCTCTCCACCACGGTCGTCCGCGGCATCGTTTCGCTTCGCGTCGCTTCGgctcgccggcgccgcgggaggggaggcggcagttcggggaggaggaagggaggCCTTGTGTTTTAGGGTTTTGTAACGTGCGCCGCCGAGTCGAGCAGCAGCCAAAACATGAGGGATTTTGCCGTGCCGGGCCTGGGGAAAAAATGAGTGTTGAGAAAGGGCGGCCCGGGTGGGAAAACGTGAGAATTTGCTGCCCGGCAGGGCCGAGGGAAGACTGGTCGGGCAGGGCTGGGTCGCAGGATGCCGGGCTGGGCCCTACCAGGCTTTTGAAAAGGAAGAAGGCTTATTTTTTGTTCAGGTATGGAAAAAAAGGGGTTTTCACGCCATCTACAAACATTTACATCCATgcacttttttttaaaacaccaATACAACTTGCATGCGCAAATACAACATCATACCACCATATACACGTACTCACACAACGTCTGCTAAAGACTATACATACAGAGTTTGGAGATTGACGAAATCACTACTGACGCATCGTTGTCGACATGTTGTCGGCTACCataaaacaaaaatatgcaCTAGTGAGACACACAAGGAGTAAATCTAGGGTGAATTGTGAGATTAAGGTCTTGTTTCGATGGACCAATCCCTGCTGGGATCTCAGCCCATTCCATGGGAACAATTCGGCTCATGGGTTTGATCCCCTTCCAAACCTAGGTGGCCTTCTAATATCTCATAGGTCGAAATAACTCTGGCTCATTCATCCCTATTCCCATCGATCCAtggggagaaaaaaaatgccTCCCGACCCATGCTTTTTTTGTCCCTATTTCTCTCTCACTCGCTCTCTCTGATCTCGTGATGCATTGTCCCTGTCGCCGACCTCCACCGCCTCCATCACACCTTGCCTTCGCTTCAACAACCACGCGGGGGTCTCTACCAGTGGTTTTTGCCTGCTTGTTCCCCCTCGCCAGCAGTGGCCTCATGACCTCATCTCTCTTCAGCGACTGTCTCTTTGCTCCGACGATGCATCTCAGCTCCGGCGAGGCAAATCCACTCTAGTGTGGCATGATCTCTCAGCTCAGCGTCTTCCAGTAACAATTCAATCTCTTCGTCTTCCTCACCTTTCCTCTTATTTCTAGGGTTCTAAGTGTTTTACCTAGATCCATCAATTGCTGCATGTTGTTGTTCTCGACGAGCTTGGAGGCATCTGCAACATTATCCTAATCATGTTGATCGTCCTAACCATCTATGAATTCAATCAACACCATTAGAATACTGAACTATGCACGTACCTAGCCTAAAATTGATTTATACCTTTGTCAGCCTCCGAATGCGTATCGGCTAACCTGATCTCAGAGGCTTAAACCTCTATATTTGAGAGCTAAATGCTCAGTAAATCTAGATCTTGATCATATTGTATTTGTTCACTAAATTGTGCTACTTCTCGTtgtaatttttgcagagaaattacTGCTGGAACTGGTTCATGCTTCTTTGCTTCACGTAGGTGAGCTCCCTTTTTTTGGTGCAGTTTACTAAATCGTAATGGTTTTGTGTGTGTTATTGTCATACTGAGCTCGATTACTTTAGTTTTTGGCCAAACAAATTATGTTGCCATAGATAGGATTGTCTGGTAGCGGTTACTGGAGGTTTATTATTTCTGCAACTAAGTTCTTAGAAAACTTAGTAGCCAATACAGTTTTGGTTGTGTCAATACTGAGTGGCGATATGTATTGTGTTTTGACCAGCCAAGAATCAGTTCAGTCCCTAACAGTAGCACTATAGGATCCTTAGATAGTTAGATTCACAAAATACTTCGATGTGTTCACTTCATTCCTGTAACAATTGCCCATATTAATCCAGTAACACCTGTCTAGTAAAACTATAAAAGTTGATCTTATGATATATGGGTAACTGATCTCTGTCATTCAATAAAACTATGACAGTAGATAATTAGATCTGCTTTATGATTTTTGCTTATGATATATGGGTAACTGAAGGATCGAGATGGCGGCCTAGAGGGTGGGTGAATAGgtcttttttctaaaattaccCTAAAAAGCTCAAATTCTGACTTAATGAAATTAAATACAAAAGTTTAATCTACTCTAGGGTAAGTAACAAGATGCAATCCTATATGAGATATAAACACAAGGATTAACACAAATTAATTTATGAACTTGCAATAAAGTAAAGCTAATATACGAAATAACCAAAGAACGGAGAGACGATGATGTTGTTCCCAAAGTTTGAatccttgaggggatcctacgtctccgttgaggggttcggtcacacttgagtcaggtcgctttcaacccttttcctcttgATGTTGCACAAAACACTCCTTGACTTCCTTGTGGTATTTCTTCTCTTGCAGAGGTAAAATCCGACATTCacgatgatgaggacatcactctttcggatacacacacacaccgagtattcctccaacaatagatccattgacacgagctcgtgcacgtcaactaaatcatgaggtgagctcgttccttagtgttcctttatattttgatgaggataggatgctactgaataattgtgatgtattattacttaggaacacgggagaagaacagcaagggcgctcaagccaaggtggaggcccaatccagttcgagtccgtttcagagtccaggaccagtccgcactaaaatcgtcgcccaggacgcatacggactccgttttcgacgttctacacatggttggaaagctaaggagataagctttccaacggtatTGGTTccatgtccaaattatttctgagtcaacgggaatcgtcgaaacaagtggacgttcagaatctgtcagggtgctgcgccaccatcttttgggccgttgggccgtgtaacgtgttggagtctattagggacacgtccaggggtccttggccgactctagtcttttatatacagtagccgccgccctaattagggttgggttttgcttagatattgatctacacacagttgtgagattaaCGGGGAGGGGCGGCCGGGCGGCGTGGCGCAGCGGGGGCTGGGGTGATGAGGCGACCAGGCGGCACGGACGAGGGCGGCCAGGGTGGGGGCAAGGGCGAGGGTGGCCGAGGCGGGGGCGGCGAGGCGATCAGGCAGTCTATCGGCGGGACAGGGCGGCCGAGGCATGACGATTGGGCGACGTGGACGAGGGCGGCTAGGGCGGTCAGGCGGCCGATCGGGTGACGAGGCCGGCGGGGCGAGGGTAGCTGAGGCTAGACCAGCCGTGCCAACACGCCGCCCAGGCACGGCCAGGCTACCCCTCGAGCCATGTCGTGCCGTGCCTCAAGCTGACCCAGTAGGCACGGCGTAGGTGACCAACACTACTAATAATTAACTTGATCACATGCATGTATCAGTATTTGCGAAAGATTAACCATGCCACGTGTTTTCTATATTCTAGCAGCattttcaaattctttttttattttttaaatttttttattggcTGAGATTTTTATCCCTAAGTCTCCCAAATAACAACCAAGAACTTTTCTCAGGTAGAGTTTTTATCCCTTGCCGAAAGAGGATGTCATTGGCACATGAAAAATTCCCTTCGGGGTTTAATTCCATGTGGTTTTTGCCCCTGgcatccaaacaagccctaactGGGTATTTCCCCCCTCTTTTTGATAAAATCTTATGAAATAAAGATTACTGCACCAGAATGAACAACAACGAACTTAAATTACAATGATGGTAGTTGATACATACTTTATTTGGAGCCTTTAACACACAACAATACGTTACAAGCCTTGATTGATACCCTTTGTGGATTGTCCCCAAAACAAAAGAAGGTTAAACACAATACCCGACAGCAGCAAGCATTAAGACCGTTTAACACGACAACAGTTGTACAACTTGGAGGTGAACAGCTTGACATTTCGCTAGCACAGGAACTTGACGACGATGACTGATATGTCATCTTTGCTCTTCCTGTTCACAGCCTGCTCAGTCAGGTGCTTTGCGGCTGCCTGCGCATCCTTGAAGTCCTTGATCTCGTCCACCGCCTCTTGGTTCGACATCACCTGAATATGTGCAATTCTAGCATTATAATCATTGAAAATGGTAAAAACGGACTTAAGCAACTTAGCGACTAGCGACTCATAAAAGGGCTCAATCCATAATTATCATAACCCACAACAAAATGAGTGAGCCACATATCAGCATGAGAGTCCATTTAAATGTAATTCATGAGTTAGAAGAATCAATGTTCTCAGGTATACTAAATTATATTGCTTAAACTACACCTGTGTTTCCATAAAATAAAGATATATACCAGTGCTATTAACCCTCATCAAACCATGTTTAAATCAAATTATATACATCAACAAACTATTACATAATTCATGTAATCCACCAAAAAAGGGGTGGCCAGACATGAGAGTCCATTTAAATGTTATTAACGTACACCAGTGCTACAAACCCCCATAAATTATATCCCTCATGCTACAAGTTTGTTAAGCTTTAGATATAGAAATACACTAGACTGTGAATCAGGTAACTCCATAACCCTTCAGAGGAATGATTGGTATGAATACCAGTTTCATATGTATCAGTATTACCTTCCACAAGCCATCACTTGCTAGAATTAGAAAATCCATATTTTCATCAATTGGTTCTTCGACCACATCTGGCTCAGAGGTGAGGTGCTTCTTTAAGCTCCGGTCTCCGAATGCCCTTGCAACTGCCAGTTGCCCATCAACACGTGGTACATCACCTGCAAGCGAAACATGTTTCAGATCGAATCTCAATAAATTACAGATCGTATGCATGTGACTATGATATGAAAGAAGCTGTTATTGACCAGCAGACAACAAAGAAATTTATGTATGTCACTAGAAAACACCTAATTCAGAACCTCTAAATTGTTATGAAAATGTTGTTCCAGACATGCAGCTCAATGGTAGGCAGCAACAAGAGATAATCGTTTACCTGGTAGGTTTGACACAAAGCCACCCTTTTTCTCGATTGATGGCTGCTCCTTGTTTGGTTCATGATCAACTGAAAGCTGCTTCGCCACACCACTCTTGCTAATAACTGCTCGCGAATCCCCAACATTTGCAACTACAAGATTCACGTACTTGTCACTGCCTATTAAGATAGCAGTAACAGCAGTGGAGCCTCCTCTTCCCAACTCCGATGCATTTTCCAATATTTTCTCATCGGTAAGCTGATATGCTTTTCGGATAGCAGTTTTTGGGTCACTCAAGAACTCTGGCTGAGGAAGCAGGAGTCAATACAAAGCACACTTGTGAGTTAAAATATACTCTGCCACCTAGACATGATTTGAACATCAAGCCATTCACTTTCTTGCTCTTGCTAGTATGGTGGTTGCATGAAGATTGTAGGTTTACAAGCATATGCACCTTTTAACCTAACCTAGTCTTTTGTTACCTTGTTACAGCAACTAATAGGGTATCTGGCGCATGATGTACAGAACATTTTATAGCATAAGAAGTCATCATCCGCATTCCCTTCCATAGGTCATAAGTATATGAAGCTACCATATCCAAACACTTGGCACGTAATGCACAGAATACTCTTACTAACATCATTTGAGCACATAGCAAAGGTAGCTCGCAGCTGTCACTGACACTTGAGTCTAGAAAGATAACAGGAAACTAAATTGAAGCATTACCTCACTCAAGATGTTATCAAAAAGATGGGAACGCAGAAACTCTGGCACAGTGTGGCCCAGGTGACCATCAAATATCGCAAACAAACCCAAATCATGTTCGCCAACTTGCCTGTACTCTGCCACTAGATAGTCCTCCATTGGATGATTTGACTTGCCCTTCACCAGATGGTAACCATGCTTGACACGCCTGCCTGACAACTTTGTCTTGCCTTTCCCTGTTTCTGGTCCTGATGAACTAAAAGCATCTTTCACCTGTCGGAAAAACATGCACTCTCATGTCAATCATACTGTATTAATGAAGAGCACAACACTAAGAAAAACAGAAAAACAAGCATGTTTAAAACATATGAACACAGTTAAGCTGGCAACAAGTGTCCTTTTTCTTCTGGCCACAGATTGCATCAGAGGTGTGAACATCACAGGAAGCATCTAGAAAACAAGGAACAAAAATATATTCTACAAAAATGGACTTGTCGATAATGTCTGCATTTCTTCATGATCACATCCTTTTGTGGACAACAATTCATGGTAACTTCCAACTTCTGAGTTGAACCTTAGATCACACTGTAAAGCACACATGCACGAACATCTATTAAATGATATTCTCAAGTGTAGTGGCTAGCTAAAGGTTCTcataaaataaaatccaatcaTTTTAGCTCAGTAAACAAAGCTTTGTGGGCACGTGCAAAAAGAATTACATGATCAATAAGGACTAAGGacagaaataaaataaaatgaattgaCCAACAGAATGTGATTCATTGACATGATTGCATTTCTAGTAATTTTCAGTGTTTTCACCCTCTGGTTCCTTTTTTTGTATGCAAggatgatgctcatgatgcacATCCAGCATGCTTCAATTGTTTAGTGGAAATTGAATGTATCAAATCCTAACAAATTCAGTTCAAGCAAATTTAGCTCTTGTAAACCCTAAAGCTGACACTGCTAGGAGCAAACTGCAAATAATTGAAATTTTCACATAAATTTTGAATAGCTAGAACTTGAACACGATTATTATACAATAAAGACCTACGGTAAATGTAGTACACCTGGAACCTCATAGCAGAATCAATTTACATCCACATGCACATACAGCTACTAAAGAGATCTTCATCAAGAGTGTTGATAAACAATTTCAAGGGGTTCAGAAAACAAAGCAGGACCCATGGTCCGGCAAAACCAATATACATGTTCTTCAAACAAAAATAGTGGGTAAACAAGTTCCAAATGCTGAAAATAAATTAAGCACCATACCAAACAAGTAAAGATATATGTGGGATTTGTTGAAATGTAAACTCAGATCTAGGTCGGTTATGGTTCATTATTAGCTTGTGCTCTCCTATCAAAATCTGGTCACGAGACATTGAAAGATGTATTTGTCCTAAAAAATTAGCTTCTTATATGCTTCTGAAATGAGAAACCAGGAGCCATAAGACTTAGTTCACGTAATTTTGTTGTCTAGCTTTGCCCACAAGGAAAATATACCTTctatagttttcaatgcattctatcTCAGAGAACACACCCGCAAATGGCATCCATTATCAGTTTATCACAtacttcttttgcaaaatcAATCAGTTTTTCTCGAAAAAACTACCCAGCTACACGAAGAATGCCATTTTTTGTTCTTTCAAAGGTATTGCAGAACAATAGATTGCCATCTTCTACTTCAACGTATTTTTGATAGACTTATCCATCACCAATACGCCATTCAGGTAATGAAACCAATGTAAACAACCCCCTCAACCTCCGGTTCCCgaaaacacacacacaaaaattcGCTGCATCACGGCCTCGTTAACAAGATGTTCATGTGTACAGGACATCAGAATCCAGTGACTCCCAAAATTGGATCATCACCGGGAAGGCATAAATTTGACCAAGAAACAACTCAATCAACCAGTATCATTCCAAAGATTTCTCAAAACAATCTAAATAAGCGCTTCCTGAACACACTCCAAGACCTCCCCTCAAATTTCCGCACAAATCTTGGATGCAAGGATCAGACTAGCTAAgcagaacaaaaagaaaagacagCCGATGAGCAAGGCAAACCAAGCAACAATCCCTTCCTCTTCCATTTCTCGTTACCTTGTCCTTCACCTTGTGGAAGATTTCCTTGCCAGACATTGCTGTGCTTCCTGAAACCTGAAACCCCCTGATTCAGAGCTCCTGCCTGAAATCCAACAGCACCTCGTAGCAGAAGAGGCAATGGGTTTCTTGGAATTCAGGCCCCCTTAAATCACACCCTCCTTTGATCTCTCCTACCAAAAAAGAAATTTTTGACTGGAGGTTGGATCAACTTGAGGTCAGTGataatattatataaatttataATTGAGGGATGGGGTTGGTGACTTGGTGGTGGGTGAAGGTGCTTTCGGGGAACGTTTGAGGcggtggagagagaggagctGGATCTCGGACAGAGTCTGTTGACCTGAGATTAGAGATCTATCCGTCAGGTCTTTATCCGCTCCGTTTTCATTAGGGTACGATGGAACGAGACACCGTTCAGGACGCATCGGTCGCGTGGAGCGGGAATGGGTCAAGTCTGCTCCGTTCTGagtatatattatatacatgttttacgagtttattaaaaaattattatttttaattaaaattttagtaaattaatatatatatatatatatatatgtataactATTGTTATGTTAGGTTATATCTCGTGAATTTtaaatgtatttatttatttatttgtatgtTACGGTAGCTATTACCTTATAATTAAACTTGATATAGAGTTTTTAACGATTTTAATTAGGGCAGGTCGGGTCAAAGTCGGAGCTTCACGAGGCGGGGCGGGGCAAAAAAATCACCCGATCTTAAGTCGGGGCAAGATAGAGCAGGGCGAGGGACATACAAGTGGGGGCGGGTGGAGACCACCCGCCCCCACCTTACTCCATCTAGATCTCTACCTAAGATAGGGGGAGAGCGGTAGATTGAGTCATTGAGACATGGACTATGTCAAGTAGGTACTGAATATAAGAGAGCGAATGAGGAGAAAAGTATTGGTTTTTTCTCACTTCTCTTTCTGTTTAGAAGACTCAATTCATATGGGAATTCCGGTCTTTTCCAAGGGCAGAGAGCCACGCGAAAAGCTTCCATAGGCAAGATATCAGTGGCCTTTGGAAGCCCACTATCCGGGGTTCTACAGCCTAAAACCCCCTCGTTTTCGCGTGAGAATTATCCACGCCTCGGGAAGTTAGGTACGATTCCTCGTCGCTAGCTCATGATGCCACCTTGGCCTCGCTCGCAACGTCGCATTGGCCGTGACGGCCTCCGTGTGCCTTTGGAAGCCCACTACCCAGGGTTCCACGGGTTAGGCTAGTTGCCTTGTTTGTTTTATATATACAAAGTAATCTTCTCCATATTTTGTAACACAGTAGAGAATACAaaccagaaaattgccccaaaGTTTTGTTCATGTGTTCGTTGCTTGGTCTACCATATCGATCCTGAGTTCCGTAACCTTCAATTTTGCTGAAGAAGGATGAGAAACTGATGTTTGGTCGCGTGGTGGGAATGGTCCTCCATGTAGTACAAAAAGTTAGACTGAAGATCAAACCAGTCAGGTCACTGGTTCAACAAAACAAAAGCTCCCAACTGAACGTTTTGGGTCTTATGCAGCTCTGACTAGCTGACGGGCTGACTGACTGTGTTCTGGTAATGGGCGTCtatgatcaacttgcttgcttATGGTTGCCGATAAATCGACAGCTGCGATGAGATGGCAGAGTGCGAGTCCAAGACAGTCAAGCAAGGGCAAGATGTCGGCGGCCTTTGGAATCCCACTACCTGGGGTTTGACAACCTAAATCCCCCATCGTTCCCGCGTGAGAATTATTCATGCCTCATGAGGTCGGGCATGATTCCACGTCTCTAGCTCGCAATGCCGCCTTGGCCTCGCTCGCGACATCGCCTTGGCCGCGACGGCCTCCGCCTCCACgtgctcctccacctccacctccgtgTGCACCTCCACCTCCAGGATGGCCTCCACCTGCCCCTCCACCTTCGTGACAGCCTTCGCGACGCCCTCAGCCTGCCCCTCCCCCTTCACAACaccctctgcctctgcctctgtgACTGTCCCTCTCATCACTCCAACGACGACATCTCGAGAAGGTGAAAATCcaatcttcttcctccctcctccacctaAGTTTCATCTCATGCGGTGAGAGGTGTTAGGGTTCAACGCCTCATCTCAGATCTTAGCaacagggaggaggaggaggaggaaggtgaCTCAAGGAAGGTCGCTGGGGGTTGCGGCTAAGGGGAAAACTGACgtgcttcttctttctctctctaactGAAGGTATGGAGTCAAATCCTCTTATGTACCTCAAATGGTGTGGTGTTGGAGATAGTTTATTTGCTCGAATTCATCGGGCTTCTTGCTTCAAAAATGATTCATTGGGATTATGTAGTTTATTTGTAGTTACACTGCTGATGATATCAAATGTTGTAGTGTCTTTTAGCTATGTTGTTAACACAGAAGGACCAAATTATTGTTAAGCATCCTGCCAGTGCAAGTCAAATTGGTTTTTTCTAGAGTCCCCAGCCCCCACTACAGATGCATAACATGTAGTCTCTTTAGCATGTATGGTTTTTCCTTTACATGCTGGTCGATGTTTCGAGATGTTAAGAACA from Phragmites australis chromosome 14, lpPhrAust1.1, whole genome shotgun sequence includes these protein-coding regions:
- the LOC133890895 gene encoding probable protein phosphatase 2C 62, whose amino-acid sequence is MSGKEIFHKVKDKVKDAFSSSGPETGKGKTKLSGRRVKHGYHLVKGKSNHPMEDYLVAEYRQVGEHDLGLFAIFDGHLGHTVPEFLRSHLFDNILSEPEFLSDPKTAIRKAYQLTDEKILENASELGRGGSTAVTAILIGSDKYVNLVVANVGDSRAVISKSGVAKQLSVDHEPNKEQPSIEKKGGFVSNLPGDVPRVDGQLAVARAFGDRSLKKHLTSEPDVVEEPIDENMDFLILASDGLWKVMSNQEAVDEIKDFKDAQAAAKHLTEQAVNRKSKDDISVIVVKFLC